In Papaver somniferum cultivar HN1 chromosome 1, ASM357369v1, whole genome shotgun sequence, a genomic segment contains:
- the LOC113296465 gene encoding uncharacterized protein LOC113296465 isoform X2, with amino-acid sequence MENQADMESTVGGNTQVGDVPPVEGVAGGGTAYGWNDGGFHSNPIRGTVDPTKVPSSELLHVWCMPSTSNVCQQEVPRSLECINLLAARNEKESAQLAIRPKVTWGGPDIAGVVQVHCTDLCSTSGGRLVVGESLTLRRVVSILGVPDALVPLDLPVTQLNLLPGETTAIWVSVDVPAGQPPGQYEGEIFVTALKHAESSAKCLTKAEKHEIYRALRGCLDAAEQIDIQAQEEVVQRMKMANTDLKRILASPTFSECSLDNSVVDMMDEDGFTNLSVRIKISVTVWDFTLPTTPSLPAVFGISETVIEDRYGIRHGSDEWYEALDQHFNWLLQYRISPFFCRWADGMRVLAYTSPWPADHPKSDEYYSDPRLAAYAVPYNPVFSSGDSAKDILRKEVETLKTKTHWKKAYFYLWDEPINLEQYDSIRKMSTEIRSYALDARVLTTYYSGPSDAPLAPSTFENFIKVPKLLRPHNQIYCTSEWVLGNREDLVKDITAELLPEMGEEWWTYVCLGPTDPHPNWHLGMRGTQHRAVMWRVWKEGGTGFLYWGSNCYEKATVASAEIRFRRGLPPGDGVLFYPGEVFSSKQLIASARLERILSGLQDIEYLNLYTSKYGRDQGLALLEKTGVYLGPERYTLDHMAIDVMRAEIFNACRSDH; translated from the exons ATGGAGAACCAAGCAGATATGGAGAGTACAGTAG GAGGAAATACTCAGGTTGGCGATGTGCCTCCGGTGGAAGGTGTTGCTGGAGGAGGGACGGCCTATGGATGGAATGATGGTGGATTCCATTCAAATCCTATCCGTGGAACTGTTGACCCCACTAAAGTTCCGTCTTCGGAGCTATTGCACGTTTGGTGCATGCCAAGTACATCAAATGTCTGTCAGCAAGAAGTGCCGCGATCTTTGGAGTGT ATAAATCTTCTGGCGGCAAGAAACGAAAAGGAGAGTGCTCAACTTGCTATTCGACCCAAAGTTACTTGGGGTGGTCCTGATATTGCAGGGGTTGTACAAGTTCACTGTACTGATCTATGTTCTACTTCCGGTGGTAG GTTAGTTGTCGGAGAATCATTGACTTTGAGGCGTGTGGTGTCTATTTTAGGTGTGCCTGATGCCCTTGTTCCCCTTGATCTCCCTGTGACTCAACTGAACCTGCTTCCTGG GGAAACAACAGCTATATGGGTATCTGTAGATGTCCCTGCAGGACAACCCCCAGGGCAATACGAAGGGGAGATTTTCGTGACCGCTTTGAAGCATGCAGA GTCTTCGGCAAAATGTCTAACTAAAGCTGAAAAGCATGAAATATATAGAGCACTAAGGGGATGTCTTGATGCTGCGGAACAGATTGATATACAGGCACAGGAGGAAGTG GTTCAAAGAATGAAAATGGCCAATACAGATTTAAAGAGAATTCTGGCATCACCAACTTTTAGTGAGTGTTCTCTAGATAATAGCGTAGTGGACATGATGGATGAAGACGGCTTCACAAATCTCTCAGTCCGTATTAAAATAAGTGTGACCGTGTGGGACTTCACACTTCCAACAACACCTTCACTTCCAGCTGTATTTGGT ATATCTGAAACTGTGATTGAGGATCGTTATGGTATACGACATGGCAGTGATGAATGGTATGAGGCCTTGGATCAGCACTTCAATTGGCTCCTCCAGTATAGGATAAGCCCGTTCTTCTGCAGATGGGCTGATGGTATGCGTGTGTTGGCTTACACCTCTCCATGGCCAG CGGACCATCCCAAATCAGATGAATACTACTCTGATCCTAGATTGGCAGCTTATGCTGTGCCATACAATCCAGTATTTTCCAG TGGTGACTCAGCTAAGGACATCTTGCGGAAGGAGGTTGAGACATTGAAGACAAAGACGCACTGGAAAAAAGCTTACTTCTACTTGTGGGATGAG CCGATAAATCTGGAGCAATATGATTCCATCCGCAAGATGTCCACTGAAATACGTAGCTATGCACTGGATGCTCGTGTTTTGACAACTTATTACAGTG GGCCAAGTGATGCACCTCTTGCACCTAGTAcctttgagaattttataaaagTTCCTAAACTTCTGCGTCCTCATAATCAAATATATTGCACAAG TGAGTGGGTTTTGGGGAATCGAGAGGATTTGGTGAAGGATATAACAGCTGAGTTGCTACCAGAGATGGGTGAG GAATGGTGGACATACGTCTGCTTGGGACCCACTGATCCTCACCCTAATTGGCATCTCGGCATGCGAGGAACGCAACACCGTGCAGTGATGTGGCGAGTTTGGAAAGAAGGTGGCACAGGGTTCTTGTATTGGGGTTCTAACTGCTATGAGAAGGCTACAGTGGCCAGTGCGGAG ATAAGATTCAGGCGTGGACTTCCTCCGGGTGATGGTGTGTTGTTTTATCCTGGTGAGGTGTTCTCTTCAAAACAACTGATCGCTTCAGCCAGGCTAGAGCGCATCTTAAGCGGCTTGCAG GATATTGAATATTTAAATCTGTATACATCTAAATACGGGAGAGATCAAGGCCTTGCCTTGTTGGAGAAGACTGGTGTATATTTAGGTCCTGAGAGATACACCCTTGACCACATGGCAATCGATGTGATGCGGGCTGAGATTTTTAACGCATGCAGATCTGATCATTGA
- the LOC113296465 gene encoding uncharacterized protein LOC113296465 isoform X1 produces the protein MENQADMESTVGGNTQVGDVPPVEGVAGGGTAYGWNDGGFHSNPIRGTVDPTKVPSSELLHVWCMPSTSNVCQQEVPRSLECINLLAARNEKESAQLAIRPKVTWGGPDIAGVVQVHCTDLCSTSGGRLVVGESLTLRRVVSILGVPDALVPLDLPVTQLNLLPGETTAIWVSVDVPAGQPPGQYEGEIFVTALKHAEWSSAKCLTKAEKHEIYRALRGCLDAAEQIDIQAQEEVVQRMKMANTDLKRILASPTFSECSLDNSVVDMMDEDGFTNLSVRIKISVTVWDFTLPTTPSLPAVFGISETVIEDRYGIRHGSDEWYEALDQHFNWLLQYRISPFFCRWADGMRVLAYTSPWPADHPKSDEYYSDPRLAAYAVPYNPVFSSGDSAKDILRKEVETLKTKTHWKKAYFYLWDEPINLEQYDSIRKMSTEIRSYALDARVLTTYYSGPSDAPLAPSTFENFIKVPKLLRPHNQIYCTSEWVLGNREDLVKDITAELLPEMGEEWWTYVCLGPTDPHPNWHLGMRGTQHRAVMWRVWKEGGTGFLYWGSNCYEKATVASAEIRFRRGLPPGDGVLFYPGEVFSSKQLIASARLERILSGLQDIEYLNLYTSKYGRDQGLALLEKTGVYLGPERYTLDHMAIDVMRAEIFNACRSDH, from the exons ATGGAGAACCAAGCAGATATGGAGAGTACAGTAG GAGGAAATACTCAGGTTGGCGATGTGCCTCCGGTGGAAGGTGTTGCTGGAGGAGGGACGGCCTATGGATGGAATGATGGTGGATTCCATTCAAATCCTATCCGTGGAACTGTTGACCCCACTAAAGTTCCGTCTTCGGAGCTATTGCACGTTTGGTGCATGCCAAGTACATCAAATGTCTGTCAGCAAGAAGTGCCGCGATCTTTGGAGTGT ATAAATCTTCTGGCGGCAAGAAACGAAAAGGAGAGTGCTCAACTTGCTATTCGACCCAAAGTTACTTGGGGTGGTCCTGATATTGCAGGGGTTGTACAAGTTCACTGTACTGATCTATGTTCTACTTCCGGTGGTAG GTTAGTTGTCGGAGAATCATTGACTTTGAGGCGTGTGGTGTCTATTTTAGGTGTGCCTGATGCCCTTGTTCCCCTTGATCTCCCTGTGACTCAACTGAACCTGCTTCCTGG GGAAACAACAGCTATATGGGTATCTGTAGATGTCCCTGCAGGACAACCCCCAGGGCAATACGAAGGGGAGATTTTCGTGACCGCTTTGAAGCATGCAGAGTG GTCTTCGGCAAAATGTCTAACTAAAGCTGAAAAGCATGAAATATATAGAGCACTAAGGGGATGTCTTGATGCTGCGGAACAGATTGATATACAGGCACAGGAGGAAGTG GTTCAAAGAATGAAAATGGCCAATACAGATTTAAAGAGAATTCTGGCATCACCAACTTTTAGTGAGTGTTCTCTAGATAATAGCGTAGTGGACATGATGGATGAAGACGGCTTCACAAATCTCTCAGTCCGTATTAAAATAAGTGTGACCGTGTGGGACTTCACACTTCCAACAACACCTTCACTTCCAGCTGTATTTGGT ATATCTGAAACTGTGATTGAGGATCGTTATGGTATACGACATGGCAGTGATGAATGGTATGAGGCCTTGGATCAGCACTTCAATTGGCTCCTCCAGTATAGGATAAGCCCGTTCTTCTGCAGATGGGCTGATGGTATGCGTGTGTTGGCTTACACCTCTCCATGGCCAG CGGACCATCCCAAATCAGATGAATACTACTCTGATCCTAGATTGGCAGCTTATGCTGTGCCATACAATCCAGTATTTTCCAG TGGTGACTCAGCTAAGGACATCTTGCGGAAGGAGGTTGAGACATTGAAGACAAAGACGCACTGGAAAAAAGCTTACTTCTACTTGTGGGATGAG CCGATAAATCTGGAGCAATATGATTCCATCCGCAAGATGTCCACTGAAATACGTAGCTATGCACTGGATGCTCGTGTTTTGACAACTTATTACAGTG GGCCAAGTGATGCACCTCTTGCACCTAGTAcctttgagaattttataaaagTTCCTAAACTTCTGCGTCCTCATAATCAAATATATTGCACAAG TGAGTGGGTTTTGGGGAATCGAGAGGATTTGGTGAAGGATATAACAGCTGAGTTGCTACCAGAGATGGGTGAG GAATGGTGGACATACGTCTGCTTGGGACCCACTGATCCTCACCCTAATTGGCATCTCGGCATGCGAGGAACGCAACACCGTGCAGTGATGTGGCGAGTTTGGAAAGAAGGTGGCACAGGGTTCTTGTATTGGGGTTCTAACTGCTATGAGAAGGCTACAGTGGCCAGTGCGGAG ATAAGATTCAGGCGTGGACTTCCTCCGGGTGATGGTGTGTTGTTTTATCCTGGTGAGGTGTTCTCTTCAAAACAACTGATCGCTTCAGCCAGGCTAGAGCGCATCTTAAGCGGCTTGCAG GATATTGAATATTTAAATCTGTATACATCTAAATACGGGAGAGATCAAGGCCTTGCCTTGTTGGAGAAGACTGGTGTATATTTAGGTCCTGAGAGATACACCCTTGACCACATGGCAATCGATGTGATGCGGGCTGAGATTTTTAACGCATGCAGATCTGATCATTGA
- the LOC113296465 gene encoding uncharacterized protein LOC113296465 isoform X3 has product MFYFRWLVVGESLTLRRVVSILGVPDALVPLDLPVTQLNLLPGETTAIWVSVDVPAGQPPGQYEGEIFVTALKHAEWSSAKCLTKAEKHEIYRALRGCLDAAEQIDIQAQEEVVQRMKMANTDLKRILASPTFSECSLDNSVVDMMDEDGFTNLSVRIKISVTVWDFTLPTTPSLPAVFGISETVIEDRYGIRHGSDEWYEALDQHFNWLLQYRISPFFCRWADGMRVLAYTSPWPADHPKSDEYYSDPRLAAYAVPYNPVFSSGDSAKDILRKEVETLKTKTHWKKAYFYLWDEPINLEQYDSIRKMSTEIRSYALDARVLTTYYSGPSDAPLAPSTFENFIKVPKLLRPHNQIYCTSEWVLGNREDLVKDITAELLPEMGEEWWTYVCLGPTDPHPNWHLGMRGTQHRAVMWRVWKEGGTGFLYWGSNCYEKATVASAEIRFRRGLPPGDGVLFYPGEVFSSKQLIASARLERILSGLQDIEYLNLYTSKYGRDQGLALLEKTGVYLGPERYTLDHMAIDVMRAEIFNACRSDH; this is encoded by the exons ATGTTCTACTTCCGGTG GTTAGTTGTCGGAGAATCATTGACTTTGAGGCGTGTGGTGTCTATTTTAGGTGTGCCTGATGCCCTTGTTCCCCTTGATCTCCCTGTGACTCAACTGAACCTGCTTCCTGG GGAAACAACAGCTATATGGGTATCTGTAGATGTCCCTGCAGGACAACCCCCAGGGCAATACGAAGGGGAGATTTTCGTGACCGCTTTGAAGCATGCAGAGTG GTCTTCGGCAAAATGTCTAACTAAAGCTGAAAAGCATGAAATATATAGAGCACTAAGGGGATGTCTTGATGCTGCGGAACAGATTGATATACAGGCACAGGAGGAAGTG GTTCAAAGAATGAAAATGGCCAATACAGATTTAAAGAGAATTCTGGCATCACCAACTTTTAGTGAGTGTTCTCTAGATAATAGCGTAGTGGACATGATGGATGAAGACGGCTTCACAAATCTCTCAGTCCGTATTAAAATAAGTGTGACCGTGTGGGACTTCACACTTCCAACAACACCTTCACTTCCAGCTGTATTTGGT ATATCTGAAACTGTGATTGAGGATCGTTATGGTATACGACATGGCAGTGATGAATGGTATGAGGCCTTGGATCAGCACTTCAATTGGCTCCTCCAGTATAGGATAAGCCCGTTCTTCTGCAGATGGGCTGATGGTATGCGTGTGTTGGCTTACACCTCTCCATGGCCAG CGGACCATCCCAAATCAGATGAATACTACTCTGATCCTAGATTGGCAGCTTATGCTGTGCCATACAATCCAGTATTTTCCAG TGGTGACTCAGCTAAGGACATCTTGCGGAAGGAGGTTGAGACATTGAAGACAAAGACGCACTGGAAAAAAGCTTACTTCTACTTGTGGGATGAG CCGATAAATCTGGAGCAATATGATTCCATCCGCAAGATGTCCACTGAAATACGTAGCTATGCACTGGATGCTCGTGTTTTGACAACTTATTACAGTG GGCCAAGTGATGCACCTCTTGCACCTAGTAcctttgagaattttataaaagTTCCTAAACTTCTGCGTCCTCATAATCAAATATATTGCACAAG TGAGTGGGTTTTGGGGAATCGAGAGGATTTGGTGAAGGATATAACAGCTGAGTTGCTACCAGAGATGGGTGAG GAATGGTGGACATACGTCTGCTTGGGACCCACTGATCCTCACCCTAATTGGCATCTCGGCATGCGAGGAACGCAACACCGTGCAGTGATGTGGCGAGTTTGGAAAGAAGGTGGCACAGGGTTCTTGTATTGGGGTTCTAACTGCTATGAGAAGGCTACAGTGGCCAGTGCGGAG ATAAGATTCAGGCGTGGACTTCCTCCGGGTGATGGTGTGTTGTTTTATCCTGGTGAGGTGTTCTCTTCAAAACAACTGATCGCTTCAGCCAGGCTAGAGCGCATCTTAAGCGGCTTGCAG GATATTGAATATTTAAATCTGTATACATCTAAATACGGGAGAGATCAAGGCCTTGCCTTGTTGGAGAAGACTGGTGTATATTTAGGTCCTGAGAGATACACCCTTGACCACATGGCAATCGATGTGATGCGGGCTGAGATTTTTAACGCATGCAGATCTGATCATTGA